The genomic DNA AACTGCTCAAAGCTCTGCGGATCCATGAAGTGGAAATCGTCGCCATCGCTGTACAGGTATTGTACACTGCGGTGCTCGACGCTGGCGGGCTCAATCTTCTCGGCGCCCTTGAACGTCTTAGGAATGACGCTGCCATCGATAACGTTCTTCAAACGGACGTTGACGATACTGCCGCCGCGTCCCATGACTTTCTGTGAGTATTCGATAACCCGGAACGGCTTGCCGTCAAGCTGAATCAGCACGCCCTTCTTGAGGTCGGTTGGACCATACATGTTGCTCTTTGCCCCTGCTCGTAGTTCTGGTTGCTATTAGTTACTGGCGACGAATGGCATCAGAGCCAGGTGCCGGGCACGCTTGATAGCGATAGCCAGCTGGCGCTGCTGCTTGGTGCTCAGGCCGGACTTGGCAGCCGGCTCGATCTGGCCGTACATGTTGACGAAGCGCTGCAGCGTCTTTACGTCGCGGTAATCAAAGTACGCTGGAGTGTCTTTCTTGAATTTGGAACGTGGTTTCATTGTAGTTGTAGTCCTTATATAACGTTAGTACGAAGTATTAGAACGGAATTTCTGAAAGATCAATTGGCTTGTC from Candidatus Saccharibacteria bacterium includes the following:
- a CDS encoding 30S ribosomal protein S18, with protein sequence MKPRSKFKKDTPAYFDYRDVKTLQRFVNMYGQIEPAAKSGLSTKQQRQLAIAIKRARHLALMPFVASN